Proteins encoded within one genomic window of Polypterus senegalus isolate Bchr_013 chromosome 6, ASM1683550v1, whole genome shotgun sequence:
- the LOC120531639 gene encoding protein PIMREG-like isoform X1, translating to MASHLLQGVGSAVGWRTHQVLEETEELQSPLPDRFRKRPSSSSLNTLRMSLRKKLPLKTVDVNLQEEITWETLENRKKVGTVCSISRSAKNALGSVSQKLQKRRHAKEECLVGTPGKSRCGENHPGDTPVSTPCRPTPSRVSPTVKRTTKRTPKSGVKRTPRVKTPENNGCSKTGRVGNYRRKLVRMAAVKSPFASPGTHVGRRQFNKDLEFVSAGLSQLKGISHVFEEAIGRDECNQAIENYKQLMINSYTCSHNRRTRRISQASIRQAARIQNAFLHWADVTLSSIGKKS from the exons ATGGCATCTCATCTACTTCAAGGTGTTggatctgcagtgggttggcgaaCACATCAGGTACTAGAAGAGACAGAAGAACTGCAAAGCCCTCTTCCAGATCGTTTTCGTAAACGCCCATCCTCCAGTTCACTCAACACCCTTCGAATGTCCCTGCGCAAGAAACTGCCACTTAAAACGGTTGATGTTAATTTACAAGAGGAAATCACATGGGAAACACTGGAAAACCGGAAGAAAGTTGGCACAGTATGCAGCATCTCAAGGAGCGCTAAGAATGCCTTAGGAAGTGTGTCACAG AAGCTTCAAAAGAGAAGACATGCCAAAGAAGAGTGCTTGGTGGGAACTCCAGGAAAATCTCGATGTGGAGAAAATCATCCAGGTGATACACCTGTGAGCACCCCCTGCAGACCTACGCCTTCCCGTGTATCGCCCACTGTTAAACGCACCACAAAGCGAACACCAAAGTCTGGGGTCAAGAGGACACCTCGTGTTAAGACACCAGAAAATAATGGGTGTTCAAAAACAGGAAGAGTTGGAAATTACCGGAGAAAGCTTGTCCGTATGGCAGCAGTGAAGAGTCCATTTGCATCACCAGGCACCCACGTTGGAAGAAG ACAATTTAACAAAGACTTGGAGTTTGTCTCTGCTGGCCTTAGTCAGCTGAAGGGTATCTCTCATGTTTTTGAAGAAGCAATTGGAAGAGATGAGTG CAATCAAGCTATTGAGAACTACAAGCAACTCATGATAAACAGTTACACATGCTCTCATAATCGGCGAACTCGGAGAATTTCACAGGCATCAATTCGTCAAGCTGCCAGGATTCAGAATGCCTTCCTCCACTGGGCCGATGTAACTTTATCTAGCATTGGCAAAAAAAGCTAA
- the LOC120531639 gene encoding protein PIMREG-like isoform X2, whose translation MASHLLQGVGSAVGWRTHQVLEETEELQSPLPDRFRKRPSSSSLNTLRMSLRKKLPLKTVDVNLQEEITWETLENRKKVGTVCSISRSAKNALGSVSQKLQKRRHAKEECLVGTPGKSRCGENHPGDTPVSTPCRPTPSRVSPTVKRTTKRTPKSGVKRTPRVKTPENNGCSKTGRVGNYRRKLVRMAAVKSPFASPGTHVGRRQFNKDLEFVSAGLSQLKGISHVFEEAIGRDECDLAVSLLAE comes from the exons ATGGCATCTCATCTACTTCAAGGTGTTggatctgcagtgggttggcgaaCACATCAGGTACTAGAAGAGACAGAAGAACTGCAAAGCCCTCTTCCAGATCGTTTTCGTAAACGCCCATCCTCCAGTTCACTCAACACCCTTCGAATGTCCCTGCGCAAGAAACTGCCACTTAAAACGGTTGATGTTAATTTACAAGAGGAAATCACATGGGAAACACTGGAAAACCGGAAGAAAGTTGGCACAGTATGCAGCATCTCAAGGAGCGCTAAGAATGCCTTAGGAAGTGTGTCACAG AAGCTTCAAAAGAGAAGACATGCCAAAGAAGAGTGCTTGGTGGGAACTCCAGGAAAATCTCGATGTGGAGAAAATCATCCAGGTGATACACCTGTGAGCACCCCCTGCAGACCTACGCCTTCCCGTGTATCGCCCACTGTTAAACGCACCACAAAGCGAACACCAAAGTCTGGGGTCAAGAGGACACCTCGTGTTAAGACACCAGAAAATAATGGGTGTTCAAAAACAGGAAGAGTTGGAAATTACCGGAGAAAGCTTGTCCGTATGGCAGCAGTGAAGAGTCCATTTGCATCACCAGGCACCCACGTTGGAAGAAG ACAATTTAACAAAGACTTGGAGTTTGTCTCTGCTGGCCTTAGTCAGCTGAAGGGTATCTCTCATGTTTTTGAAGAAGCAATTGGAAGAGATGAGTG TGACCTGGCTGTTTCTCTCCTTGCAGAGTAA